Proteins from a genomic interval of Crassostrea angulata isolate pt1a10 chromosome 7, ASM2561291v2, whole genome shotgun sequence:
- the LOC128157300 gene encoding cyclic nucleotide-gated cation channel alpha-3-like, which translates to MTNTNVSQEKLTSTRCEEDELEVIENGGLSPHPSLRTEDDACSEIIRIEQGGSQERDPEQNTTLERIVRTLQVIKQWASGRWRSRTLPARPDSFLERVAMGGTDVKIAQSDRKVRKPSDIRYWKTFVVDPSQSYYYRWLFVISFAVLYNIVIVIARSVFAELQTEYLALWMVLDYFSDFLYVMDMLISMRTGYLEEGLLVRDAQKLRKNYTSSSMFIADVISILPTDIFYLVTGINYPEFRFNRIVRFNRLFEFFNRTATRTSFTNMVRIFNLLLYILIIIHWNACIYFAISNAIGFGSDKWVYPNVSIPKYQPLTRKYIYSFYWSTLTLTTIGETPLPDRDEEYLFVVVDFLIGVLIFATIVGNVGSMITNMNATRAEFQQKMDGVKQYMEFRKVSKELEQRVIKWFDYLWTNKQSLNEEEVLGTLPDKLKAEIAIHVHLDTLKRVALFQDCEPGMLVDLVLKLKLQVFSPGDYICRKGDIGKEMYIVKRGQLGVVSDDGKQIFATLREGSVFGEISILNIAGNKNGNRRTANIRSIGYSDLFCLSKDDLWEVLTQYPDAKKILMDRGKLILRKDNLLDEDLMKKLEAQQETTEQKLERIDSNLDTLQTRFARLLGDYNSTQQKLKQRITKLEKLLARDHDDVSNISALE; encoded by the exons ATGACAAATACAAACGTTTCACAGGAGAAGCTGACGAGCACGAGGTGTGAAGAAGACGAATTGGAGGTGATAGAGAATGGGGGGCTCAGCCCTCACCCCTCCCTCAGGACCGAGGATGACGCATGCTCAGAAATCATCCGCATTGAACAGGGCGGTTCCCAAGAGCGGGACCCAGAACAAAACACTACCCTGGAGAGGATCGTTCGAACTTTACAG gtGATAAAACAATGGGCCTCCGGAAGATGGCGCTCGCGCACACTTCCGGCGCGGCCGGATTCGTTTCTAGAGAGGGTAGCTATGGGAGGAACAGACGTCAAAATTGCTCAATCAGACAGAAAAGTCAGAAAACCGTCCGATATCAG ATACTGGAAGACGTTCGTGGTGGACCCCTCCCAGAGCTACTACTACCGATGGCTGTTCGTCATCTCCTTCGCCGTTCTCTACAACATCGTCATCGTGATCGCACGGTCCGTGTTCGCCGAGCTACAGACGGAGTACCTGGCCCTGTGGATGGTCCTGGACTACTTCAGTGACTTCCTCTATGTCATGGATATGCTTATATCCATGCGAACAG GGTACCTGGAGGAAGGTCTCTTGGTTCGGGATGCCCAGAAGCTCCGTAAGAACTACACGTCATCCTCAATGTTTATAGCTGATGTGATAAGTATCCTTCCTACCGATATCTTCTACCTTGTCACCGGCATCAACTACCCCGAGTTCAGGTTCAACCGCATTGTGCGGTTCAACCGGTTATTCGAGTTTTTCAATCGAACAGCCACAAGAACTAGCTTTACAAACATGGTCCGTATCTTTAACCTCTTGTTGTACATACTCATCATCATCCACTGGAATGCGTGTATATATTTCGCCATTAGTAATGCAATAGGATTTGGCAGTGACAAATGGGTGTACCCGAATGTGAGCATCCCAAAATACCAACCTTTGACCCGGAAGTATATTTATAGTTTCTATTGGTCCACTTTGACCTTGACCACCATTGGGGAGACTCCGTTACCTGACAGGGACGAGGAGTATTTGTTTGTGGTCGTGGACTTTCTAATAGGTGTACTCATTTTCGCCACCATTGTTGGAAATGTCGGCAGCATGATCACGAACATGAACGCAACACGTGCAGAGTTCCAGCAGAAAATGGACGGCGTGAAGCAATACATGGAATTCAGGAAAGTGTCAAAGGAACTAGAGCAAAGagttataaaatggtttgattATCTATGGACAAATAAGCAATCCCTGAACGAAGAGGAAGTTTTAGGTACGCTTCCGGACAAATTAAAAGCAGAAATAGCAATACATGTGCATTTAGACACGTTGAAGCGCGTGGCTCTCTTTCAAGATTGTGAACCAGGCATGTTGGTGGACCTTGTGCTTAAATTGAAACTACAAGTGTTTAGTCCAGGTGATTACATATGTAGGAAAGGTGACATAGGTAAAGAAATGTACATTGTTAAACGGGGACAGCTAGGTGTGGTTTCGGACGACGGCAAACAAATATTTGCGACGTTGCGTGAAGGAAGTGTCTTTGGTGAAATAAGCATATTGAACATCGCAGGAAATAAAAATGGTAACCGGCGAACGGCCAACATTAGGAGTATAGGATACAGTGATTTGTTCTGTTTATCAAAAGATGACTTATGGGAGGTGCTCACGCAATATCCGGATGCAAAGAAAATACTCATGGACCGTGGTAAACTCATTTTGCGAAAAGACAACTTACTGGATGAGGACTTGATGAAAAAGTTGGAGGCTCAACAAGAGACGACGGAACAGAAACTGGAACGGATAGATTCAAACCTGGACACGTTACAGACGAGGTTCGCCAGACTCCTGGGTGATTACAACTCCACTCAACAGAAACTGAAGCAACGAATCACAAAGCTAGAAAAACTCTTGGCACGTGACCACGATGACGTGTCCAATATATCTGCGTTAGAATGA